Proteins from a genomic interval of Bradyrhizobium sp. CCGB01:
- a CDS encoding 2-hydroxychromene-2-carboxylate isomerase yields MTRTAPQFLFDFGSPNAYLSHLAIPAIEQRIGVKFEYVPILLGGIFKSTNNKSPAETLAGIKNKREFQAVETERFVKRFKVQPYVFNPNFPVNTLNLMRTAIAAQAEGVFEKYVEAAFHHMWREPKKMDDPEIAAKALASSGLDAQKLFARAQEPEIKGKLIKNTEDSVARGAFGSPTFFVGNEMFFGKEQLREVEEMVLEK; encoded by the coding sequence TTGACCCGCACAGCCCCGCAATTCCTGTTCGATTTCGGCAGCCCGAACGCCTATCTCAGCCACCTCGCGATCCCCGCGATCGAGCAGCGCATCGGCGTCAAGTTCGAGTACGTGCCGATCCTGCTCGGCGGCATCTTCAAGTCGACCAACAACAAGTCGCCGGCCGAGACCCTCGCCGGCATCAAGAACAAGCGCGAATTCCAGGCAGTCGAGACCGAGCGCTTCGTCAAGCGCTTCAAGGTCCAGCCCTACGTCTTCAATCCCAACTTCCCCGTCAACACGCTGAACCTGATGCGCACGGCGATCGCGGCGCAGGCCGAGGGCGTGTTCGAGAAATACGTCGAGGCCGCCTTCCACCATATGTGGCGCGAGCCGAAGAAGATGGACGACCCCGAGATCGCGGCGAAGGCGCTCGCGTCCTCCGGTCTCGATGCCCAAAAGCTGTTCGCCCGCGCCCAGGAGCCCGAAATCAAGGGCAAGCTGATCAAGAACACCGAGGACTCGGTCGCCCGCGGCGCGTTCGGCTCGCCGACCTTCTTCGTCGGCAACGAGATGTTCTTCGGCAAGGAGCAGTTGCGCGAGGTCGAGGAGATGGTGCTGGAGAAGTAG